One Paralysiella testudinis genomic window, CCGGCTTTCACGCCGGCGATCCTTCCATCATGAATCACACCGTGGGCTTGGCCAAACAGCATAGCGTGGGCATTGGCGCCCATCCGGGCTACCGCGATTTGGTGGGCTTTGGGCGCCGCGCCATCAATGCCGGCCACAGCGAGTTAATCAACGATATGGTGTATCAAATGGGTGCGTTGGCGGCATTTGCCCGTTTGCACGACATGCCGGTGCAACACGTTAAGCCGCACGGCGCGCTCTATATGACCTTGGCCGCCGATGAAGATTTGTCTGCCCGCTTTGTGGATGCCGTGCAGGCCGTCAACCCCGATTTATATCTGTTTTGCATGGACATTTCTGCTACCTATCGCGCCGCTGCCCGCGCCGGTTTGCGTACCGTGCGCGAGTTTTACGGCGACCGCCATTACGACAACAGCGGCAGCATTGTGTTTACCCGCCAAATCGGCGCCCTAGATGCACAGGCAGTGGCCGAAAAGGTGCTGGAAGCCTGCGTAAACGGCCGCGTTAAAACCGTGGAAGGCCAATGGCTGGACATCGAATTTGAATCGGTGTGCATCCACAGCGACACCCCCGGCGCACTGGCACTGATTGAAGCCACCCGCACCGCCTTGGCCGGGGAAAATGTGCAGGTGTGCAACCGCTTTGGTTAGGCGGCTCAAGGCTGCCTGAAAAAGTTTCAGGCAGCCTCTTTTATTCAATGCTACAAGGAGCGATTTATGGCCACCATCGACATCATCAGCCCGCTGCCGGGCACGTTTTACCGCAAGAGCGCCCCGGATGCGCCACCGTTTGCCGAAGTGGGCGACACCATCGCCGCCGGTGCCGTGATCGGTCTGGTGGAAGTAATGAAACAATACAGCGAGCTGGCCGCAGACGACGGCGGCAAAATTATGGCCTTCCACATCGAAGACGGCGATGCCGTGGAAGCTGGCCAAGTTGTGGCCGTATTGGAAGTGTAAATCATGGCCATTCAACGACTGCTGATTGCCAACCGCGGCGAAATTGCGGTGCGCATTATCCGCGCCGCCCGCGAGCTGGGCATCCACACCATTGCCGCCCACAGCAGCGCCGATAAAGCCAGCCTTGCCGTGCGCTTGGCAGACGAAGCCGTCGAAATCGGCCCCGCCCAAGCCGCCAAAAGCTATCTGAACCCGGCCGCCATACTGGCAGCAGCACAAGCCACCCATGCCGATGCGGTTCACCCCGGCTACGGCTTTCTGGCCGAAAACGCCGCCTTTGCCCGCGCCGTGGTTGAAGCCGGTTTGGTTTTTGTGGGGCCGGATGCCGCCACCATCGAACAAATGGGCGACAAAGCCCAAGCGCGCGCCACCGCACAAGCCGCCGGTGTGCCGGTGGTGCCCGGCAGCGCAGGTGTACTGCGTGATTTGGCGGCCGCAGAGCGCGCCGCCGAAGCGATGGGCTATCCGCTGATGATTAAAGCCGCTGCGGGCGGTGGCGGCAAAGGCATCCGCGTGGTTGCCGATGCGGCCGAATTCGCAGCCGCATTTCAGGCAGCCCAGCGCGAAGGCTTAGGTTCGTTTGGCGACGACGGCATGTATTTAGAGCGTTTTATCGCCCGCGCCCGCCATATCGAAGTACAGATTCTGGGCGACGGCCACCGTGCCGTGCACTGCTTTGAACGCGAATGTTCCTTGCAGCGGCGGCGGCAAAAAGTATTTGAAGAAGCACCGTCGCCCGTGCTCGACCACGCCACACGCACGCGCTTATGCGCTTCAGCCGTGGCGCTGGCCGAAGCGGTGCACTACCGTGGTGCCGGCACACTGGAATACCTCTACGACGAGGCCAGCGGTGAATTTTTCTTTATTGAAATGAACACCCGCATCCAAGTGGAGCACCCGATTACCGAAATGGTGACCGGCGTGGACTTGCTGCGTGAAATGCTCAACATTGCCGGTGGCGCACCGTTATCGCTG contains:
- a CDS encoding 5-oxoprolinase subunit PxpA, with product MRKTHIDLNSDMGEGFGIWRAGDGVDNDIMPLISSANIATGFHAGDPSIMNHTVGLAKQHSVGIGAHPGYRDLVGFGRRAINAGHSELINDMVYQMGALAAFARLHDMPVQHVKPHGALYMTLAADEDLSARFVDAVQAVNPDLYLFCMDISATYRAAARAGLRTVREFYGDRHYDNSGSIVFTRQIGALDAQAVAEKVLEACVNGRVKTVEGQWLDIEFESVCIHSDTPGALALIEATRTALAGENVQVCNRFG
- a CDS encoding acetyl-CoA carboxylase, encoding MATIDIISPLPGTFYRKSAPDAPPFAEVGDTIAAGAVIGLVEVMKQYSELAADDGGKIMAFHIEDGDAVEAGQVVAVLEV
- a CDS encoding acetyl-CoA carboxylase biotin carboxylase subunit — translated: MAIQRLLIANRGEIAVRIIRAARELGIHTIAAHSSADKASLAVRLADEAVEIGPAQAAKSYLNPAAILAAAQATHADAVHPGYGFLAENAAFARAVVEAGLVFVGPDAATIEQMGDKAQARATAQAAGVPVVPGSAGVLRDLAAAERAAEAMGYPLMIKAAAGGGGKGIRVVADAAEFAAAFQAAQREGLGSFGDDGMYLERFIARARHIEVQILGDGHRAVHCFERECSLQRRRQKVFEEAPSPVLDHATRTRLCASAVALAEAVHYRGAGTLEYLYDEASGEFFFIEMNTRIQVEHPITEMVTGVDLLREMLNIAGGAPLSLQQADIHLNGAAIECRINAEDPFNGFAPNIGTISALQWPGGPGVRIDSMLYQGYTVPPFYDSMLAKIIVHDESRPAALRRLQRALQETDIGGLKTTLPLHLALLGSADVHAADYHTGWLEQWLADNPPAA